A single genomic interval of Dromiciops gliroides isolate mDroGli1 chromosome 1, mDroGli1.pri, whole genome shotgun sequence harbors:
- the CRYBB3 gene encoding beta-crystallin B3, whose translation MMEQTSVPEQAAAGKSHGGLGGTFKVSVYELENFQGKKCDFSAECPNLTESLLEKVGSIQVESGPWLAFERCAFRGEQFVLEKGDYPRWDAWSNSHHSDSLLSLRPLHIDSPEHKIHLFENPGYSGRKMEIVDDDVPSLWAHGFQDRVASIRVINGTWVGYEFPGYRGRQYVFERGEYRHWNEWDANQPQIQSVRRIRDRKWHKRGCFLSS comes from the exons ATGATGGAGCAGACAAGTGTCCCAGAGCAGGCGGCTGCTGGGAAAAGCCATGGAGGCCTGGGGGGAACATTCAAG GTCTCGGTCTATGAGCTGGAGAACTTTCAGGGAAAGAAGTGTGACTTCTCCGCCGAGTGCCCCAACTTGACCGAGAGTCTGCTGGAGAAGGTGGGCTCCATCCAGGTGGAATCTGGCCC GTGGTTGGCATTTGAACGCTGCGCCTTCCGGGGAGAGCAGTTTGTCCTAGAAAAGGGGGATTACCCCCGGTGGGATGCCTGGTCCAACAGCCATCACAGTGACAGCCTCCTTTCCCTTAGGCCCCTGCACATT GACAGCCCAGAGCACAAAATCCACCTGTTTGAGAATCCGGGGTACAGTGGCCGCAAGATGGAGATTGTAGATGACGACGTTCCCAGTCTTTGGGCCCACGGCTTCCAGGATCGGGTGGCCAGCATCAGAGTCATCAATGGAAC GTGGGTAGGCTATGAATTTCCAGGCTACCGAGGGCGCCAATATGTCTTTGAGCGGGGAGAGTACCGCCACTGGAATGAGTGGGATGCCAATCAGCCCCAAATCCAGTCCGTCCGGCGTATCCGTGACCGCAAGTGGCACAAACGTGGCTGTTTCCTCAGTAGCTGA
- the CRYBB2 gene encoding beta-crystallin B2 — protein sequence MERGKVLPLCHSVLGGPWIVIFEQENFQGRSHELSGPCSNLKETGMEKAASILVQSGPWVGYEQANCKGEQFVFEKGEYPRWDSWTNSRRTDALSSLRPIKVDSQEHKIILYENPNFTGKKIEIIDDDVPSFHAHGYQEKVSSVRVQSGTWVGYQYPGYRGFQYLFEKGEYKDSSDFGAPHPQVQSVRRIRDMQWHQRGAFHPTN from the exons ATGGAGAGGGGGAAAGTATTGCCTCTTTGCCATTCAGTGCTTGGTGGACCCTGG ATCGTCATCTTTGAGCAGGAGAACTTCCAGGGCCGCTCCCATGAGCTGAGTGGGCCATGTTCCAACCTAAAGGAGACTGGGATGGAGAAGGCAGCCTCCATTCTTGTACAGTCAGGACC CTGGGTCGGGTACGAACAGGCCAACTGCAAAGGAGAGCAGTTTGTGTTTGAGAAAGGTGAGTACCCTCGATGGGACTCTTGGACCAACAGCCGCCGGACTGATGCGCTCAGCTCACTGAGACCCATCAAAGTG GACAGCCAGGAGCATAAAATCATCCTTTATGAGAATCCTAACTTCACTGGGAAGAAGATTGAGATCATCGATGATGATGTACCCAGTTTCCACGCTCATGGGTACCAGGAGAAAGTATCATCTGTGAGGGTACAGAGTGGAAC GTGGGTGGGCTACCAGTATCCAGGTTATCGAGGCTTCCAGTACCTATTTGAGAAGGGGGAATACAAGGACAGCAGTGATTTTGGggctccccacccccaggttCAGTCTGTAAGGCGCATACGGGATATGCAGTGGCATCAGCGAGGTGCCTTCCACCCAACCAACTAG